The following is a genomic window from Deltaproteobacteria bacterium PRO3.
TAGAGATCCTCCACCGGATACTTGACGCCGTGGGCGCCCAGCCCCGCCCGGACTAGAGGCCCGAGGGAGATGAATTTTTGGTAGATCTGCGTGTAGTCGCGCTCGACCACCGCGAACTTATACATGGTCTTGCCGGGAATCGGCTCGCACTCGCCCTTCCCCCAGTCCTTGATCTCCTTTTGCGCCAGCTCGTCGGGGCTGTCGTGGCTTAAGGGCTGGGTGACGATATCCTTGATCGGGTCCGGCAGGTGCTTCTTGGCCAACTCGCTCGTGACCTTGGCGATGCCTTTGAAAATGTCCCAATCGCTGCGCGACTCCCAGACCGGCGGGATCGCCGCGTTGAGCGGGTGGATATAGGAATGCATGTCGGTCGAGTTGAGGTCGCTCTTCTCGTACCAGGAGGCCGCCGGCAGGACGATGTCGGAGTAGAGCGCCGAGGTGTCCATCCGGAAGTTGAGGTCGACGATGAGGTCCATCTTCCCGAGCGGGGCGTTCTTGTGCCACTCCACCTCGCGCACCCGCCCCTCGGCGACTTCCTCCGCGATGGCATTGGTATGGGTGCCCAGGTAGTGCTTGAGGAAGTATTCGTGGCCCTTGGCGCTGGACATGATCGCGTTGCCGCGCCAGATGTACCAGACGCGGGGCCAGCTGGCCTCGTGGTCGATGTCCTCGATCGCGTGGCGCAGTTTTTTACCCTTCAACTGCTCGAGGACGTAGGCCGAGATCTCCTCGGGGCCCTTCTTCCCGGCCCGCTCGGCGTCGCGACACAGCTCCAGATTGCTCTTGGTGTACTGCGGGTAGAAGGGCAGCCAGCCGCAGCGCACCGCCTGCACGTTGAAGTCCGCGGTGTGGCCCTGGGTGAAGGTGTTGTCCGGGCACTTGTGGTATTCCTTGAAATCGCCCTCATAGCGCCACTGGTCGGAATGCAGGTAGTGCCAGGAAGGCCCGTTCTGCAGCCGCGAGGGCCCGTGCCAGTCCTTGGCGAAGGCGATGGCGGCCCAGGATCCGACCGGGGCCAGCTTTTCCTGGCCGACGTAGTGGTTGAGCCCGCCCCCGTTGACGCCGATGCAGCCGCAGAGCATCAGGGCGTTGATCCCCGCGCGGTAGATCAGGTTGTTGTGGTACCAGTGGTTGATCCCGGCGCCGATGATGATCGAGCACTTGCCCTGGGTCTTCGCCGCGGTCTGGGCCCAGCTGCGGGCGAATTGCAGCACCGTATTCTTCCCGATGCCGGTGTACTGTTCCTGCCAGGCGGGCGTGTAGGCGCCGATCTCGTCGTAGTTTTTCGGATAGTCCCCTTCCAGGCCCCGCGAGACGCCGTACTGGCCGTTCATCAGGTCGAAGACGGTGGTCACCACGATGGGACCGTTTTCGCCCTGCAAGATCTTGGCGGGGACGCCGCGGATCGGTGTCTTGTCCTCGCCGAATTCATGGAAGGCGACTTGCGCCACCTGGTCCTGGCGGCCCAGCAGGCTGAGTAGCGGGTCGTAGGCCGCGTCGTTTTCGCCGTCTTTCGCCTCGAGGTTCCAATCGCCTGGTTTTTTTTGCCAACGGTGCCCAACGCTGCCCTTGGGCATGAAGGGCTCCGAGGTCTTCTCGTCGAGGACCAGGAATTTCCAGTCGCCAAGCTCGGCGTCGCGGTATTTCGCCAGGCGGTTCGCGCGGAGGAAGGCGCCCGGCTTGTAATGATCGCCCTCCTTCACCAGCTCGACCAAAAAAGGCAGGTCGCTGAACTTCTTCCCATAGTCGACGAAGTAAGGCGTGCTGCGGTCTTGGTAGTACTCCTGCAGGATCACGTGGCCGACCGACATCCAGAAGGCCCCGTCCTGACCGGGGTTGACGGGGATCCACTGGTCCGCGTACTTCGAGACCTGGCTGAAGTCGGGCGAGAAGACCACCATCTTGCTGCCGTTGTGCCGCGCCTCGGCGGCGAAGTGGCAGTCGGGGGTCCGGGTCATGTTGAGGTTGGCGCCCATGACGGCCAAGAACTTCGAGTTGTACCAGTCGGCGCTCTCGGCGACGTCGGTCTGCTCGCCGAACATTTCCGGCGAGGCCGGCGGGAGGTCGCAATACCAGTCGTAGAAGCTCAGGTTCACCCCACCCATCAGCTGGAGGAAGCGCGAGCCGGAGGCGTAGCTCAGCATCGACATCGCGGGGATCGGCGAGAAGCCGGTGATGCGGTCCGGCCCGTATTTTTTCACGGTGTAGATATTGGCCGCCGCGATGATCTCCTGCGCCTCGTCCCAGGCCAGGCGGCGGAAGCCGCCCTTCCCCCGCGCCCGCTGGAAGCGCGCCCGCGCCTCGGGGTTCGCCATAATCGATTCCCAGGCCTCGACGGGATCGCTGAACTTCGCCTTGGCCTCCTTCCACAGGTCGATCAGGGCGCCGCGGATGTAGGGGTACTTGACGCGGATGGGGCTGTATAAATACCAGGAAAAGGAGATCCCGCGCTGGCAGCCGCGCGGCTCGTAGGCGGGCAGCGACTTCTCGAGCGAGGGGTAGTCCAGGGCCTGCATCTCCCAGGTGACGATGCCTTCCTTGACGTGGATGTTCCAAGAGCAGCCGCCGGTGCAGTTGACGCCGTGGGTGCTGCGCACCACCTTGTCGTGCTGCCAGCGATTCCGGTAGAACTCCTCCCAGTCGCGGGTCTGCGGCGAAATCAAATCCTTGATCCAACTCATGACAAGCCTCCATGACTGGGTTTCGCGGTCTTTTTCCTGCGTTTTCGCCAGGACAGATCCATGAGGCCCAGGAACAGCACGCAGCCTCCGACGCCCAGGAAGACGAATTTTTTCTGAAAGCCGGTGGACTCCTGGCCCTGGCGGTCGGCTTGGTAGAGGAAGGCCTTCAAGGCGAAGGCCTCTTCGCCGGTCAGGGGCCTCGGCACGTAGATCTCGCGCATGATATTGAAGCCGGTCTTGCGCAAGGCCTTGGAGAGGCCCGCGTCTTCATAGCGCGAATAGACCTGGGTCAGGTCGAGGGCCAGGCTCCCTCCGCCCAGGGGGCCCAGCGAGCCGACGCTGTGGCAGGAGATGCAGGCGGGCCCGCCGTTGGCCAGGGGACGCGAGCCCAGGAACAGCTCCTGGCCGAGCTGGATATCCTGCGGGGTCGCGGCCGTGGCGGGCTTGTCGTCGATCGGCTTTTCCACCGGACCTCCCTGCTTAATGAAGGCCAGCAGCTGCTTCACCTCGTCGGGCGAGAGGTCGTGGTCGGGCATCTTCTTGCGCTTGAATTTCTCGAAGAGCTGGGTCGCGACGGGATCTCCGGCGCTGATCATGGACTGGGAGGATTGGATCATCTTGATGAGCCAGTCTTCCGGGCGCCGCTCGCCGATCCCCTTCAAATCCGGCCCCACGTCGTCGCCGCCGCCGACGGTGTGGCAGCTGCTGCATTTTTTCTCGTAGTATTCGGCGGGATCGAAGGCCGCGCGCAGCGTCGCCGCGTACAGGAGGGTCCCCAGGAATAAGGTCGCGAAGAGGAGCGAGATCCACCGATTGATCCTCTCGCACCGCAATAACGCTTCTCGATTCGAATCTTTCACGTTTCGTTTCCTCCGGGAAAATCTAAGGCTTTTCCCGATTTTCAAAAATGCGCCCACTCATGCCCCGACATGACGGGGATCATCCGATAAGGCCCTTGAACAGGGCTTCCAAACGGCTTTTGGAGATAAAAACGACCTCGCAATCCTCGGCCGCCACGCCGGTGCAACAAAAAGGCGAGCCGGAAAACACATGGGAAATGCCGAAGATCTTGCCTTGGGGGGCGGACCAGGATTCGGCGGCGCAGATCTCGCCGGCGCTGGACAGCTCCACCCGGCCGCTGCGGACTAAAAAAACGCCATAGGGCAGATGCCCTTCGTAAAAAAGCACCTGGCCGCGGTGAAAATTAAGCTGCTGGCCCTGCGCGAGGGCCTGATTCCATTGGGATTCGCTGAGCGAGGAAAAGTCCTTCTCCATTGCGGAGAAGATAAAGGAAGGCGTTCAAGGCCCCAATGACCCCGGACAGAGGGGGACCTGATCTAGATCAGGTGGGAGAAAATTTTATTCGATTTCGGCGGCTTCGAGCAGGGATTGGGGGTTGAGGATGGTGATGCAGCGCTCCTGGACCGAGATCCACCCGCCCTTCTTGAACTCGGAGAGCAGGCGGATCGCCGTCTCTTGGGTCACGCCGATCATCTCGGCCATCTCCTCGCGGGAGAGCTCGAGGTGGATCTGCACGCCCTTCTTGGCGGGCTTGCCGTAAGTCTGCTGGAGCATCACCAGCAGCTCGGCCATGCGCTGCCGCACGGGACGCTGCGCGATGCTGGTCGCGAGGTCCTCCGCGCTGCGCAGCTCGACGGAGAGCTTGCGCAGCAGGTCGAAGGCGAAGCGGGGATTTTCGCCGATGACCGAGAAGAAGGCCGCGCGATCGATGCAGCAGATGGTCGAGTCCTCCAAGGCCTCCGCGGTGGCGTGATAGGGCTCTTCGGCGAAAAGCGAGCGGTAGCCGAGGATGTCCCCGGGTCCGCAAATGCGGACGATCTGGCGCCGGCCGTCGATCCCAGTCTTGTAGAGCTTCACACGCCCCGAGTACACGCCGTAGAGCCCGAAGGCCTGGTTCCCCTCGTAGAAGATGATCTGGCCCTTGAGGTAGCGGTTGGAGGTCTTGTGGTTGTTCAATTTTTCCAGGGCCTCGTGGTCGAGGTTGCAGAGCACGCCCATGGATCGGGATTGGCACTCGGTACAGGAGGGGGCGGGCTTGGAGTTGGGAGGAGGCATTCTAATAAGTCTATGAAAGCATTCGAGCAAAGTCAATGTAAGCCCTCGCGCTAATTGCCGGCAGTGTCCCCCAGAGGCCAGGGCAAGGCCGCTCCCCCGGGGATGGAATCGATCCAAACCCGGCGAAATTCCTTATCCTGCATGCGGCAGGCCTTGGCCCGGCAGCGATAAGGGGGGCTGGCGGTCATGCGCCGCCACAGCGCCTCGAGGCCTTCCTCGGGGAAATGTCCCACGGTCAGGGGCGTGAAATCGCAGGGGCACATCTCACCGCCCGCGCCGAGGTAAAATTGGGTGTTGGCCGCGAAGCAGAAGGCGCCGCCCTCCCCGCTCGTCAGCAGGGATTGGGCGGAGATGCCCGGGTAATCGCCTTTCACTCGATACGAGGCCACAAGTCGCCGAATGAGGTTCCGGTCTGCCGGGCGCAACAGGCAGTCCTCGCGGTGCAACCAGGGACCGCTGGGGATGGCGTCGAAAAAAGTGACTTCGTTCACGTCCAGCTCGCGCCCCAGCTCCATCATCTCTTCAAATATCCCCGCCGCAAGACGCGCCGGGCTCAAGTAAGAGGAGATGCCAACCAAATAACCTCGGCTTCGCCAGCTGCTAATACCCGCGACAGCC
Proteins encoded in this region:
- a CDS encoding cyclic nucleotide-binding domain-containing protein — protein: MEKDFSSLSESQWNQALAQGQQLNFHRGQVLFYEGHLPYGVFLVRSGRVELSSAGEICAAESWSAPQGKIFGISHVFSGSPFCCTGVAAEDCEVVFISKSRLEALFKGLIG
- a CDS encoding cytochrome c → MGAFLKIGKSLRFSRRKRNVKDSNREALLRCERINRWISLLFATLFLGTLLYAATLRAAFDPAEYYEKKCSSCHTVGGGDDVGPDLKGIGERRPEDWLIKMIQSSQSMISAGDPVATQLFEKFKRKKMPDHDLSPDEVKQLLAFIKQGGPVEKPIDDKPATAATPQDIQLGQELFLGSRPLANGGPACISCHSVGSLGPLGGGSLALDLTQVYSRYEDAGLSKALRKTGFNIMREIYVPRPLTGEEAFALKAFLYQADRQGQESTGFQKKFVFLGVGGCVLFLGLMDLSWRKRRKKTAKPSHGGLS
- a CDS encoding nitrate reductase subunit alpha; translation: MSWIKDLISPQTRDWEEFYRNRWQHDKVVRSTHGVNCTGGCSWNIHVKEGIVTWEMQALDYPSLEKSLPAYEPRGCQRGISFSWYLYSPIRVKYPYIRGALIDLWKEAKAKFSDPVEAWESIMANPEARARFQRARGKGGFRRLAWDEAQEIIAAANIYTVKKYGPDRITGFSPIPAMSMLSYASGSRFLQLMGGVNLSFYDWYCDLPPASPEMFGEQTDVAESADWYNSKFLAVMGANLNMTRTPDCHFAAEARHNGSKMVVFSPDFSQVSKYADQWIPVNPGQDGAFWMSVGHVILQEYYQDRSTPYFVDYGKKFSDLPFLVELVKEGDHYKPGAFLRANRLAKYRDAELGDWKFLVLDEKTSEPFMPKGSVGHRWQKKPGDWNLEAKDGENDAAYDPLLSLLGRQDQVAQVAFHEFGEDKTPIRGVPAKILQGENGPIVVTTVFDLMNGQYGVSRGLEGDYPKNYDEIGAYTPAWQEQYTGIGKNTVLQFARSWAQTAAKTQGKCSIIIGAGINHWYHNNLIYRAGINALMLCGCIGVNGGGLNHYVGQEKLAPVGSWAAIAFAKDWHGPSRLQNGPSWHYLHSDQWRYEGDFKEYHKCPDNTFTQGHTADFNVQAVRCGWLPFYPQYTKSNLELCRDAERAGKKGPEEISAYVLEQLKGKKLRHAIEDIDHEASWPRVWYIWRGNAIMSSAKGHEYFLKHYLGTHTNAIAEEVAEGRVREVEWHKNAPLGKMDLIVDLNFRMDTSALYSDIVLPAASWYEKSDLNSTDMHSYIHPLNAAIPPVWESRSDWDIFKGIAKVTSELAKKHLPDPIKDIVTQPLSHDSPDELAQKEIKDWGKGECEPIPGKTMYKFAVVERDYTQIYQKFISLGPLVRAGLGAHGVKYPVEDLYEEVLKTHPTQAWGGKVYPSLERDVEAANLVLLFAPETNGELAYRAYQNIQERVGLKLTDLAEDSRDVRLEFSDLVAQPRRLLNSPIWSGLMDGGRAYSAYTYNVERKVPWRTLTGRLSYYLDHPAYIAFGENLPVYKPSPRPEAYGDLKKSLEQGKAKILNYLTPHGKWHIHSTYGDTLRMLTLSRGTEPFWIGEEDAKELGLEDNDYVEVHNDHGVVVTRANVSARIPKGVCIIYHSPERTYSVPRSPLREYKRAGGHNSLTRVRLKPNLMVGGYAQFTYHFNYWGPTGCNRDTYVMVRKLEDLVW
- a CDS encoding Crp/Fnr family transcriptional regulator; amino-acid sequence: MPPPNSKPAPSCTECQSRSMGVLCNLDHEALEKLNNHKTSNRYLKGQIIFYEGNQAFGLYGVYSGRVKLYKTGIDGRRQIVRICGPGDILGYRSLFAEEPYHATAEALEDSTICCIDRAAFFSVIGENPRFAFDLLRKLSVELRSAEDLATSIAQRPVRQRMAELLVMLQQTYGKPAKKGVQIHLELSREEMAEMIGVTQETAIRLLSEFKKGGWISVQERCITILNPQSLLEAAEIE